A genomic segment from Triticum dicoccoides isolate Atlit2015 ecotype Zavitan chromosome 1A, WEW_v2.0, whole genome shotgun sequence encodes:
- the LOC119285529 gene encoding probable serine/threonine-protein kinase PBL7, translating to MGCCCSWIRGIRTVKCSSIRLGCCCSWVRGLRTVKCSSIRLGCCCSWVRGSCACCCSWIRGLCGRKKREAGKETSTPETKKTKRKWRRNFCGWTSHEAEEPLTSETKKKREAGQEASTSETKKTKRKWGRSFCGWTSHEAEEPLTSETKKKRKNGASSSEPDKKRWFKNKIWRKKKAKNKQLATLVKEISLPNSPKARAAAGEILRIGNHNIPSRVFAYSQLSDATNSFSQENLLGEGGFGRVYKGYISETMEVIAVKQLDKDGLQGNREFLVEVLMLSLLHHPHLVTLLGYCTECDQKILVYEYMPLGSLQDHLLDLTPKSQPLSWNTRMKIAVDAARGLEYLHEVANPPVVYRDLKASNILLDGNFSAKLADFGLAKLGPVGDKTHVTTRVMGTYGYCAPEYAMSGKLTKMSDIYCFGVVLLELITGRRAIDTTKPTREQILVHWAAPLFKDKKKFTKMADPKLDSKYPLKGLYQALAISSMCLQEEASSRPLISDVVTALTFLADPNYDPPDDIEPLPITVPDFDRGISLSEPEEVKEKFEGKQVEDS from the exons ATGGGGTGCTGCTGCTCGTGGATTCGTGGTATTCGCACCGTGAAATGCAGCAGCATACGCCTCGGGTGCTGCTGCTCGTGGGTTCGTGGTCTTCGCACCGTGAAATGCAGCAGCATACGCCTCGGGTGCTGCTGCTCGTGGGTTCGTGGTAGCTGTGCTTGCTGCTGTTCATGGATCCGTGGCCTGTGCGGCAGGAAGAAGAGGGAGGCTGGGAAAGAGACATCGACACCAGAGACAAAGAAAACAAAGAGGAAGTGGAGGCGCAATTTCTGTGGCTGGACGTCACATGAAGCGGAGGAGCCATTGACATCAGAGACAAAGAAGAAGAGGGAGGCTGGGCAAGAGGCATCGACATCAGAGACAAAGAAAACAAAGAGGAAGTGGGGGCGCAGTTTCTGTGGCTGGACGTCACATGAAGCGGAGGAGCCATTGACATCAGagacaaagaagaagaggaagaacggGGCATCGAGCTCTGAGCCGGACAAGAAAAGGTGGTTCAAGAACAAGATTTGGagaaagaagaaggccaagaacaaACAGTTGGCAACGCTTGTGAAAGAGATTTCACTCCCAA ATAGTCCCAAGGCCAGGGCTGCGGCAGGGGAAATACTACGGATTGGCAACCACAACATTCCTAGCAGAGTGTTTGCGTACAGTCAACTGTCAGACGCGACCAATTCTTTCAGCCAGGAGAATCTCCTGGGAGAAGGTGGCTTTGGAAGGGTGTACAAAGGATACATTTCAGAGACCATGGAA GTCATAGCGGTTAAGCAGCTGGACAAGGATGGGTTGCAAGGAAATCGTGAGTTCCTTGTCGAGGTGCTGATGCTTAGCCTCCTTCATCACCCACACCTTGTCACCTTGCTCGGGTACTGCACCGAATGTGACCAAAAGATTCTAGTGTATGAGTATATGCCACTCGGTTCTTTGCAAGATCATCTCCTAG ATCTCACTCCAAAATCCCAGCCGCTGTCCTGGAATACACGGATGAAGATTGCAGTTGATGCTGCCAGAGGCCTCGAGTACTTGCATGAGGTAGCCAATCCACCGGTGGTATACCGTGATCTCAAGGCATCAAATATTCTCTTGGACGGGAACTTCAGTGCAAAGTTGGCCGATTTTGGCCTTGCAAAGCTTGGCCCAGTCGGCGACAAAACTCATGTCACCACAAGGGTGATGGGCACGTACGGATACTGCGCTCCCGAGTACGCCATGAGTGGCAAGTTAACAAAGATGTCAGACATATATTGCTTTGGTGTAGTTCTCTTGGAGCTCATCACTGGGAGGCGAGCAATCGACACCACGAAACCAACTCGCGAGCAAATTCTTGTCCACTGG GCAGCGCCACTCTTCAAGGATAAGAAGAAGTTTACCAAGATGGCTGATCCAAAACTTGACAGCAAGTACCCCCTAAAAGGTCTATACCAGGCACTTGCAATTTCATCAATGTGCCTACAAGAAGAAGCAAGCAGTCGTCCACTAATCAGTGATGTGGTGACGGCCCTTACATTTCTTGCTGATCCAAACTATGACCCTCCAGATGACATTGAGCCTCTACCTATAACAGTTCCCGATTTCGACAGAGGAATTAGCCTAAGCGAACCTGAAGAGGTCAAAGAAAAGTTTGAGGGAAAACAAGTAGAGGATAGCTAA